Proteins from a single region of Magnetospirillum sp. 15-1:
- the ubiA gene encoding 4-hydroxybenzoate octaprenyltransferase, whose protein sequence is MSSSQTLQGDIPVGNWIDRYVPAAARPYFRLMRLDRPIGTWLLLFPCWWSIALAGSGWPDPWLFALFAIGAVVMRGAGCTFNDWADRDFDGKVARTATRPIPSGAVSPTQALAFLGLQLLTGLAILMQLNTFAIAVGIASLLLVFPYPFMKRITYWPQAWLGLTFNWGALLGWAAVQGHMGLPALLLYVAGPFWTLGYDTIYAHQDKEDDALIGVKSTALRLGDDTVKWLWLFYPMTLALIGAAGWTAGLSWAFWPGLALAGGHLLWQIGKVDIHDGADCLDKFKSNRHFGWLVLLAIVAGKVL, encoded by the coding sequence ATGTCCTCGTCCCAGACCCTTCAGGGCGACATACCGGTCGGCAACTGGATCGACCGCTACGTCCCCGCCGCCGCCCGGCCCTATTTCCGTCTGATGCGCCTCGATCGGCCCATCGGCACCTGGCTGCTGCTGTTCCCCTGCTGGTGGAGCATCGCCCTGGCCGGGTCGGGCTGGCCCGATCCGTGGCTGTTCGCGCTGTTCGCCATCGGCGCGGTGGTGATGCGCGGGGCGGGATGTACCTTCAACGACTGGGCCGACCGGGATTTCGATGGAAAGGTGGCGCGCACCGCCACCCGGCCCATCCCGTCGGGCGCCGTCAGTCCCACGCAGGCCCTGGCCTTCCTGGGGCTGCAGTTGCTGACCGGCCTCGCCATACTGATGCAGCTCAACACCTTCGCCATCGCGGTGGGCATCGCCTCGCTGCTGCTGGTCTTCCCCTATCCCTTCATGAAGCGCATCACCTACTGGCCGCAGGCCTGGCTGGGGCTGACCTTCAATTGGGGGGCGCTGCTGGGCTGGGCGGCGGTGCAGGGGCACATGGGCCTGCCGGCCCTGTTGCTCTACGTCGCCGGGCCGTTCTGGACGCTGGGCTACGACACCATCTATGCCCACCAGGACAAGGAGGACGACGCCCTGATCGGCGTGAAGTCCACCGCGCTGCGCCTGGGCGACGATACGGTGAAGTGGCTGTGGCTGTTCTATCCCATGACCCTGGCCCTGATCGGTGCCGCCGGCTGGACGGCCGGCCTCTCCTGGGCGTTCTGGCCGGGCCTCGCCCTGGCCGGCGGCCATCTGCTGTGGCAGATCGGGAAGGTCGACATCCATGATGGCGCCGACTGCCTGGACAAGTTCAAGTCCAACCGCCATTTCGGCTGGCTGGTGCTTCTGGCCATCGTAGCGGGGAAGGTGCTGTAG
- a CDS encoding 50S ribosomal protein L11 methyltransferase, which yields MTPVSATYEAASAFIQANTEVSHPPACPEIKLWTATEVTPLWEATEEALLRVNLPPPYWAFCWAGGQALTRWVLDNPELVAGKRVLDFAAGSGVTALAAAKVGAARVEAAEIDTMACHAIRLNAELNGVAVEVLADDVVGAPCRWDVVMAGDVCYEAPMTAHIWPWLVRLAAEGATVVMADPGRAYLPKTGLLRVGHYTVVTSLDLEDKAQRDVGIYKIVG from the coding sequence GTGACCCCGGTCTCCGCCACCTACGAGGCCGCCAGCGCCTTTATTCAGGCCAACACGGAAGTCTCCCACCCGCCGGCCTGTCCCGAGATCAAGCTGTGGACGGCCACCGAGGTGACGCCCTTGTGGGAGGCAACGGAGGAGGCGCTGCTGCGCGTCAACCTGCCGCCGCCCTATTGGGCGTTCTGCTGGGCGGGCGGGCAGGCGCTGACCCGCTGGGTCCTGGATAACCCTGAGCTGGTGGCGGGCAAGCGGGTGCTGGACTTCGCCGCCGGATCGGGCGTCACCGCCCTGGCCGCCGCCAAGGTGGGCGCCGCCAGGGTCGAGGCCGCCGAGATCGACACCATGGCCTGCCACGCCATCCGCCTGAACGCCGAACTCAACGGCGTGGCGGTCGAGGTGCTGGCCGACGATGTGGTGGGGGCGCCCTGCCGCTGGGACGTGGTGATGGCCGGCGACGTCTGTTACGAGGCGCCCATGACCGCCCATATCTGGCCCTGGCTGGTCCGGTTGGCCGCCGAGGGCGCCACCGTGGTGATGGCCGACCCCGGCCGCGCCTATCTGCCCAAGACCGGCCTGCTGCGGGTCGGACACTACACGGTGGTCACCAGCCTGGACCTGGAAGACAAGGCCCAGCGCGACGTGGGCATTTACAAGATCGTCGGCTGA
- a CDS encoding ABC transporter permease, with protein MSRSLRRIEAMCLRHLYILKGSWPRLLEMAYWPAVNMVMWGFTNRFFAEHSTWVAQAGGILIGAVLLWDVMFRGNLGVALSFLEEMWSRNLGHLSVSPLRPHELVVSMLTMSLIRTVIGVLPAALLAIPLYHYSIFTLGAPLVAFWFCLMVSGWAMGLAVSAMVLRFGLGAESLAWVMIFAMAPLAGIYYPISTLPSWLQPVAWALPPAHVFEGMRAVVFEGTMRIDLLASALALDALYLSLGAALFLWAWHGARVRGALLNVGE; from the coding sequence ATGAGTCGCTCGCTCCGCCGCATCGAGGCCATGTGCCTGCGGCACCTCTATATCCTCAAGGGCTCGTGGCCGCGCCTCCTCGAGATGGCCTACTGGCCCGCCGTCAACATGGTGATGTGGGGTTTCACCAACCGCTTCTTCGCCGAGCATTCCACCTGGGTGGCCCAGGCGGGCGGCATCCTGATCGGTGCCGTGCTGCTGTGGGACGTGATGTTCCGCGGCAATCTGGGGGTGGCCCTGTCCTTCCTCGAGGAGATGTGGTCGCGCAATCTGGGGCATCTGTCGGTCAGCCCCTTGCGGCCGCACGAACTGGTGGTCTCCATGCTGACCATGAGCCTGATCCGCACGGTGATCGGCGTGCTGCCCGCCGCCCTGCTGGCCATTCCCCTTTATCACTATTCCATCTTCACCTTGGGGGCGCCCCTGGTGGCCTTCTGGTTCTGCCTGATGGTCAGCGGCTGGGCCATGGGGCTGGCGGTGTCCGCCATGGTGCTGCGCTTCGGCCTGGGGGCCGAGAGCCTGGCCTGGGTGATGATCTTCGCCATGGCGCCCCTGGCCGGCATCTACTACCCCATCTCCACCCTGCCCTCCTGGCTGCAGCCGGTGGCCTGGGCGCTGCCGCCCGCCCATGTGTTCGAGGGCATGCGCGCCGTGGTGTTCGAGGGCACCATGCGCATCGACCTGCTGGCCTCGGCCCTGGCGCTCGACGCCCTTTATCTGTCGCTGGGGGCCGCCCTGTTCCTGTGGGCGTGGCATGGGGCGCGGGTTCGGGGAGCGTTGCTGAACGTGGGGGAATAG
- a CDS encoding ABC transporter ATP-binding protein: protein MSAVEVRALYKSFGPVKAVDGLDFTITAGSTTALLGGNGAGKTTTLSMLLGLLLPTSGSITVLGEDMVRHRYRVLPRMNFSSPYVDLPHRLTVRQNLKVYGGLYGVEHLKDRIAELSDELELAEFIDRPAGKLSAGQKTRVALAKALLNKPDLLLLDEPTASLDPDTADWVRGWFRSYQRATGATIVLASHNMTEVERMCDHVLMMKQGRIVDQGSPAALIARFGRDTMEEVFLDIARDRQRPEAAS, encoded by the coding sequence TTGAGTGCCGTAGAGGTCCGCGCGCTCTACAAGAGCTTTGGCCCGGTCAAGGCCGTGGACGGCCTCGACTTCACCATTACCGCCGGCTCGACCACCGCGCTGCTGGGCGGCAACGGAGCGGGCAAGACCACCACGCTGTCCATGCTGCTCGGCCTCTTGCTGCCCACCTCGGGCTCCATCACCGTGCTGGGCGAGGACATGGTGCGGCACCGCTACCGCGTCCTGCCGCGCATGAACTTCTCCAGCCCCTATGTGGACCTGCCCCATCGCCTGACGGTGCGCCAGAACCTCAAGGTCTATGGCGGGCTGTACGGGGTGGAGCATCTGAAGGACCGTATCGCCGAACTGAGCGACGAACTGGAACTGGCCGAGTTCATCGACCGTCCGGCGGGCAAGCTGTCGGCGGGGCAGAAGACCCGCGTCGCCCTGGCCAAGGCGCTGCTCAACAAGCCCGACCTGCTGCTGCTGGACGAACCCACCGCCTCGCTCGACCCCGACACCGCCGACTGGGTGCGGGGCTGGTTCCGCTCCTACCAGCGCGCCACCGGTGCCACCATCGTGCTGGCGTCGCACAACATGACCGAGGTCGAGCGCATGTGCGATCACGTGCTGATGATGAAGCAGGGCCGCATCGTCGACCAGGGTTCGCCCGCCGCGCTGATCGCGCGCTTCGGCCGCGACACCATGGAGGAGGTGTTCCTGGACATCGCGCGGGACCGCCAGCGGCCGGAGGCGGCGTCATGA